One window of the Candidatus Rokuibacteriota bacterium genome contains the following:
- a CDS encoding HAD-IA family hydrolase codes for MEPSRRFERLRAVFFDAGNTLLQINYAAIVEQLTLRGIGRTPEEVGRAEHRARVRLDPHLAPGASTESQSVAGYYFRYLLEELGITDPATSRALAEWRRSYNLPVGLWNQADPEAEKVLRRLRAEGVTTGVVSNSNGSVQGILEELGLFRHLDFVLDSAVVGVEKPDPRIFRLALDAARVAPAEAVYIGDLY; via the coding sequence CGCCTCCGGGCCGTCTTCTTCGACGCCGGCAACACGCTCCTGCAGATCAACTACGCGGCCATCGTCGAGCAACTCACCCTGCGCGGGATCGGGAGAACGCCTGAGGAGGTCGGCCGGGCCGAGCACCGGGCTCGGGTCAGGCTCGACCCCCACCTGGCGCCCGGAGCCTCGACCGAGAGCCAGTCCGTGGCCGGCTACTACTTCCGCTACCTCCTGGAGGAGCTCGGGATCACCGATCCCGCGACGAGCCGCGCCCTCGCCGAGTGGCGCCGCAGCTATAACCTGCCGGTCGGGCTGTGGAACCAGGCGGACCCCGAAGCTGAGAAAGTCCTCCGCCGGCTCCGCGCCGAGGGCGTGACTACGGGAGTCGTCTCCAACTCCAACGGCTCGGTGCAGGGGATCCTGGAGGAGCTGGGGCTCTTCCGCCATCTGGACTTCGTCCTGGACTCGGCCGTCGTCGGCGTGGAGAAGCCTGACCCGAGGATCTTCAGGCTCGCCCTCGATGCTGCCCGGGTCGCCCCCGCGGAAGCGGTCTACATCGGGGACCTCTACT